In one window of Solanum pennellii chromosome 2, SPENNV200 DNA:
- the LOC107009934 gene encoding zinc finger CCCH domain-containing protein 6-like has product MLSTQNKPQEQKYMPYHLFQLLVAPPGSTVTLKHVHSWLKVKHYRKEDCPSEDGSISQQQTHQSINRSSFERRDCLKKSEERLSSKSLAIWKCPPKFHLNEKWLVVAGEESQEANKQEYRKRRVIEAVFPNKFAIPPNPYNLSDLEQGYDDSQTPVVRTISTEEEEPTHDLTVLVAIAVAALQEQGSLIDANLLVRLLLNLMNKRGMATNVVSLNAAHAGSPKSVPLTMTKTDIRENNSITYSTSELDLENIKKLISKYGVPYNAGGEISDLVSRYCPTTLQPKLTLSPNVGPSSSMTSHKDINKYCNSLIKQRGEKTESMVDESSQKPIPCSLTPCIFFNKPKGCRKGFSCHFRHDIFGKKRSGRTSEGRDSKRLK; this is encoded by the exons ATGCTAAGCACTCAGAATAAGCCTCAAGAGCAAAAGTACATGCCTTATCATTTGTTCCAGCTT CTGGTTGCTCCCCCAGGTTCTACAGTTACTCTCAAACACGTGCACTCGTGGCTGAAA GTAAAACATTATCGAAAAGAGGATTGCCCATCAGAAGATGGGAGCATATCTCAACAGCAGACACATCAAAGCATCAACAGATCATCATTTGAAAGAAGAGATTGCTTGAAGAAGTCAGAAGAGAGACTTTCTTCCAAATCATTGGCTATATGGAAATGCCCTCCCAAG TTCCATTTGAATGAGAAATGGCTAGTAGTTGCTGGTGAAGAGAGTCAAGAAGCCAATAAGCAGGAGTATAGGAAAAGGAGGGTGATTGAGGCGGTTTTCCCTAACAAGTTTGCAATTCCTCCAAA TCCTTACAACTTGTCTGACCTGGAACAAGGTTATGATGATAGTCAAACTCCAGTAGTCAGAACCATTTctacagaagaagaagaaccaaCTCATGATTTGACAGTTCTTGTAGCCATAGCTGTAGCTGCTCTTCAAGAGCAGGGTAGTCTAATTGATGCCAACTTATTGGTTAGGCTTCTCCTCAACCTGATGAATAAACGTGGCATGGCTACCAATGTTGTTTCTCTCAATGCTGCCCATGCAGGATCTCCAAAATCTGTACCCTTGACAATGACTAAGACTGACATTAGAGAGAATAATTCAATAACCTATTCCACTTCAGAGCTTGATCTCGAAAATATCAAGAAACTCATTAGCAAATATGGAGTACCTTACAATGCAGGAGGAGAAATTTCTGACTTGGTTTCCAGATATTGTCCTACCACCTTGCAGCCTAAGTTGACTCTTTCACCAAATGTTGGCCCTTCCTCCTCGATGACTAGTCACAAGGATATCAACAAATACTGCAATTCCCTAATCAAGCAACGTGGAGAAAAAACTGAGTCTATGGTTGATGAAAGCTCACAAAAACCAATTCCGTGCAGCTTGACACcttgtattttctttaataaaccTAAGGGATGTCGTAAAGGGTTCTCCTGTCACTTTCGGCATGATATATTTGGTAAAAAGAGGTCTGGGAGGACATCAGAAGGTCGGGATTCAAAGAGACTGAAGTAA